Proteins encoded by one window of Gordonia jinghuaiqii:
- a CDS encoding serine/threonine-protein kinase has protein sequence MAGSRVNTQFGPYRLDALLGRGGMGEVYRAYDTTKDRVVALKLLNPGLGDDGMYQERFRRESHAAARLGEPHVIPIHDWGEIDGVLFIDMRLVAGEDLRALLVREAQLAPERAVSIVEQVAAALDAAHAEGLVHRDIKPENILVTDNDFAYLVDFGIAHAAEDTHLTQTGTAVGSIAYMAPELFDAATVSPTSDIYALACVLFECLTGRVPHPATTVSAAIKAAVLSPPPSPSAVNADVPAAMDAVIRTGLAADPAERPATARDLARAARAALTGGALTGGALAGGALADSATPNLVEQPASTHPTISLVKAPDTVIAPAGPGYEPTQVGHPTGPHAPADHPGTRQLSGPQQFTGPQQFTGPQQFSGQFSAPPNMSGPQPYGPQGYAPAQGPAPYGAPQYGAPQYGSPPGYPPGYRPPPRKRSAAVPILVVLIAVALVGLAVVGGILLAGSGEGTSDQADADPTTPTVTETVEPPPTVDTAPQSPAGPAAPPPGSAPCDATVGVGTSVTSCPFAFSVRDAYVRAGSGRSPRVVIANSPVTGQSYAMTCVPEGAIVACRGGNDAVVHIY, from the coding sequence ATGGCTGGGAGTCGGGTCAACACACAGTTCGGGCCGTACCGCCTCGATGCACTACTCGGACGCGGGGGGATGGGGGAGGTCTACCGCGCGTACGACACCACCAAGGACCGCGTCGTCGCACTCAAGCTGCTCAACCCCGGGCTGGGGGATGACGGCATGTATCAGGAGCGATTCCGGCGCGAATCGCACGCCGCGGCACGCCTGGGGGAGCCCCATGTCATCCCCATCCACGACTGGGGCGAGATCGACGGCGTGCTGTTCATCGACATGCGTCTGGTCGCGGGTGAGGATCTGCGAGCGCTTCTGGTCCGGGAGGCGCAGCTCGCACCGGAACGTGCGGTCTCGATCGTCGAGCAGGTCGCGGCGGCGCTCGATGCCGCGCACGCCGAAGGGCTGGTGCACCGCGACATCAAACCGGAGAACATCCTGGTCACCGACAACGACTTCGCCTACCTCGTCGACTTCGGCATCGCACATGCCGCCGAGGACACCCACCTCACCCAGACGGGTACCGCCGTCGGGTCGATCGCGTACATGGCGCCGGAACTGTTCGACGCCGCCACCGTCAGCCCGACCAGCGACATCTATGCGCTCGCCTGCGTGCTGTTCGAGTGTCTGACCGGCCGGGTGCCGCATCCCGCGACCACGGTCAGCGCCGCCATCAAGGCCGCCGTGCTGTCTCCGCCGCCGTCGCCGAGTGCGGTCAACGCCGATGTCCCGGCGGCGATGGATGCGGTGATCCGTACCGGGCTCGCCGCCGACCCCGCCGAACGTCCCGCGACGGCGCGAGATCTCGCCCGTGCCGCGCGGGCCGCCCTGACCGGTGGTGCCCTGACCGGTGGTGCCCTGGCCGGTGGTGCCCTCGCCGATTCCGCGACGCCGAACCTGGTCGAGCAGCCGGCGTCGACGCACCCCACGATCAGCCTCGTCAAGGCACCCGACACGGTCATCGCACCCGCCGGCCCCGGCTACGAGCCGACCCAGGTGGGTCACCCGACCGGGCCGCACGCGCCGGCGGACCACCCGGGGACACGACAGCTCTCGGGGCCCCAGCAGTTCACGGGACCCCAGCAGTTCACGGGACCCCAGCAGTTCTCGGGACAGTTCTCGGCACCACCGAACATGTCCGGGCCGCAACCGTACGGTCCGCAGGGTTACGCGCCGGCCCAGGGACCGGCGCCGTACGGGGCGCCGCAGTACGGGGCGCCGCAGTACGGGTCCCCGCCGGGGTATCCACCCGGGTACCGACCACCGCCGCGGAAGCGTTCGGCCGCCGTGCCGATCCTGGTCGTGTTGATCGCGGTCGCGCTGGTCGGGCTGGCCGTGGTCGGCGGCATCCTGCTGGCCGGGTCGGGCGAGGGCACCTCCGATCAGGCCGACGCCGACCCGACGACGCCGACGGTCACCGAGACCGTGGAGCCACCGCCGACCGTCGACACCGCGCCGCAGTCACCGGCGGGCCCCGCCGCTCCGCCGCCGGGGTCGGCACCGTGTGACGCGACGGTCGGTGTCGGTACGTCGGTGACCAGCTGTCCGTTCGCGTTCTCCGTACGTGACGCGTATGTGCGCGCCGGGTCGGGCCGTTCGCCGCGGGTGGTGATCGCCAACAGCCCGGTCACCGGGCAGAGCTACGCGATGACCTGCGTGCCGGAAGGGGCGATCGTGGCGTGCCGGGGCGGCAACGACGCTGTAGTGCACATCTACTGA